In Thermoanaerobaculia bacterium, the genomic stretch TCCCGGTGGCGGCCGTGCCCGACGTGTCCGGCCGCGGCGCGGGGGCGGGGCTCGACCACCGCGGAGTGAATCGCAGCGTCGCCGCTTTCGCGGTCATCGGAAGGTTCGCGGTGAACGTCGCGGCCGCGCCCGCGTCGAGCGAGCCCGCCGAGACGCTCGCCATCGCGCTGGCGACGACCTTTCCCGCGTCGTCCATCGCCGCGATCGAGAGCGCGACGTTGGACGCGGGCACCTTCCCGGAATTCCGGAGCGTTCCCTTGACCGCGACGGCGTTGCCGGAAGGCCGCTGATCGAAGTCGACGACCTCGAGCTTCGCATCTCCGCCCGCGGTATCGGCGGCCGCGGCATCCTCGGGAGCGGCCTCCTCGGTGTCGGCCCCCTCGATCGTGTGGCTCACGTCCTCGTCGCCGATCTTGACTTTCGCTTTCGGATTCTTCTGCTGCGCTTTCGCCGCCTCGACCGGGGTCGTCGCGGCGACCGGCGCTTCCGCGGCGGCCTTGGGCGGCCGGCGCGCGGCCCGCGTTGCCGCGAGGTCGATGTCGGCGGCGGCGACGGCGACGACCGTTCCGTCCTTGAGCGTCATCACCGCCTGCGAACCCCGCAGCACGTACGGTTTGGCGAGCTCGAGGGACTTGCCTCCCTTGAGAACGACGATTTCGTTCGCGGAGAGCGCCGCGGCCGCGCAAAGCAGAGAGAGCAGGAGAACGGGGAGCTTTCTGATCATGGCGAAGGATCTCCTTCCGGGATTTTACACCGTATACTTTCCTCAATGCTGACCCGGTCCAAGTCCTCTCTCTCGGAAGAGAATCGCGCCCTGGTCGACCGGCTCCGCCAGAAGCAGTGGAAAACCCCCGCGGAGCGCGACGACTGGCTCCGCCGGATCGCGTCGGTTCGCGGGATTCCGTCGGAAGACGTCGCGTTCTTTCTCGTCGATTCCGATCCTTCCGTCCGCACGACGGGGGCCGCCATCGTCAAGGCGATGCCGCCCGACGCGGCGGTCGAAGTTCTCCTGACCGCGCTCGCTTCACAGCC encodes the following:
- a CDS encoding FxLYD domain-containing protein, which gives rise to MIRKLPVLLLSLLCAAAALSANEIVVLKGGKSLELAKPYVLRGSQAVMTLKDGTVVAVAAADIDLAATRAARRPPKAAAEAPVAATTPVEAAKAQQKNPKAKVKIGDEDVSHTIEGADTEEAAPEDAAAADTAGGDAKLEVVDFDQRPSGNAVAVKGTLRNSGKVPASNVALSIAAMDDAGKVVASAMASVSAGSLDAGAAATFTANLPMTAKAATLRFTPRWSSPAPAPRPDTSGTAATGTAVSPAGTATAAPAPKTAPPQAPEKKEPTYKPQPDWAPPAANAPLVPTDSGYIPGVHEETPPPPPPPPPPSV